TGGGCTGACAAACGCGCCGATCACGAGCAACAACGCAAGCGCGGGCAGCAATGCCAGTTCGCGCAGCCGGGCGAGTTCGCCGCGAGCACGTTTGCCGCGCGTCGCGACCACGGCGTGCGGTGGCTGCACTTGACCTTGCGGGGTGCCGAATGCAGGGCTGGGCACACTATTCTTCATGGAGACTGACTCCTTCAACGGATGCGATCAGGTCGTGGTCCTGCCAACCCGCGGGAAATTCGGCCGCGACACGGCCACGGAACATGACCAGCACGCGGTCACAGGTGCGCAGATCGTCGAGTTCGCCGGACACGACCAGCACGGCTTTACCGTCTTCGCGCACGCGATCCACGACTGACAGCAACGCTTCTTTCGATTTCACATCGACGCCTGCCGTAGGGTCGATCAGTACGAGCACGTTGGGATCGGTGGCGAGCGCGCGCGCCATGACCACCTTCTGCTGATTGCCGCCCGATAGCCCTGACACGATGTGCTCGGGGCCTTGCGCGACGATGCCGAGCGCGTCGATCATCTTCTGACCGAAAGCGTTTTTCTTCGCCGGCGGCGCGATGCCGAATTTGCCGAGCAGACGCGCGATCGTCATCGAGGCGTTTTCGGCAACCGATTGCGTCAGCACCAGCCCTTCGTGATGGCGATCCTTCGGCACGCAGCCAATGCCGTGCGCCAAGGCGGCGGGGACATCACCCGGCGGCAGCGTTGCGCCGCCGACGCTGATCGAGCCGCGCCTGGCCGCGCGCAAACCGGCAATCGCTTCGGCCACGCTCGTGCGGCCGCTGCTCGTTGCACCGGTCAGGCCGACGACTTCGCCGCGCCTCACCGTGAACGACACACCTTCGTAATCGGCGCCGGCCAGATCTTCCACTTCCAGCGCAACGGCCGTGTCCGCCGGCAACGCGTCGCGCGCCGCCGCATCGGCAACAGCCAGGCCGCCGCGCTCGCCGGTCATCGCTTCGATCAATTGCTCGCGCGGCAACGCGGAGACCGGCGCGCTGACGATATGCCGCGCGTCGCGCAGCACCGTCACGGCCTGGCAGATTTCGTAGACTTCCTGCAGATGATGAGAAATAAAGAGGAACGTCACGCCTTCGCGCTGCAACTCGGTGATGCGGCGGAACAGGCGCTTGATTTCGTCGCCGTCGAGCTGCGCGGTCGGTTCGTCGAGGATGATGAAGCGCGCGCCGTACGACAGCGCCCGCGCAATCTCCACGAGTTGCCGTGCTTCCACGCTCAGATCGCCGGCGCGCGCATCTTCGCGCACGTCGATCTTCCAGTGATCGAGCAACGCACGCGCGTCGCGACGCATCGCGCGCCAATCGATTACGCCCCCGCGCGACGGTTGCCGGTTGATAAACAGATTCTCCGCGACGGAGAGATCGCGGATGATCGTCGAATGCTGATAGACGCAGGCGACGCGCTCGCGCCACGCATCGCGATCCGCGATCGACGGCGCGGCCACGCCGCCGAAACGCACCTCGCCGGTGTCGGGCTTGCGCAGGCCGGTGAGGATCGACACCAGCGTCGATTTGCCCGCCCCGTTGCGCCCGACGAGCGCATGCGACTCGCCGGACATCACGCGGATGCTCACGTCTTTCAGCGCGGCCGTGGAGCCGAAGCGTTTGGTGACCTCAATCGCTTCGACGACCGGCACGGAAGGCGTCGGCTCGCTCATTTGACCGTATTGCCCCACAACGCTTTGTCGTCGACATTCGACTTCGTGACGAGCGGCGCGGGCAATTGATCTTCGAGAATGCCCGGCGCCAACTGAACGATGTTGCTGCCGTGATCCGTCGGGCCCGGCTTGAAGGTCTGTCCGGCCAACGTCGCCTTGATATAGAAAAGACCGTATTTCGCGTAGGAATCGGCAGGCTGCGACACGGTGGCGTCGATATCGCCGCGACGGATGGCCTCGAACTCCTGCGGAATGCCATCGTTACTGACAATCACGACGTGCTTCGCATCGCCGGCCGGAAACAGCATCTGCTTGCGGCGCAACGTTTGCAGCGTGGGCGATAGATAGACGCCGCCTGCCTGCATGTAGATTGCCTTCACGTCGGGATTCGCGGTGAGCAGGCTGTCGAGCGCGGTCGCCGCGACGTCACCCTTCCAGCTTGCCGGAATTTCCAGCAGCGACAGAGCCGGAAAGCCCTTCAGACACGAGCGGAACGCTTCGGACCGATCGCGTCCATTGACCGACGCCAGGTCGCCCATGATCTGCACGACCTTGCCCGACTTCACATGCTCGCCGATGTACTTGCACGCTTTCTCGCCGTACGCGCGATTGTCGGCGCGCACCACCATCGCCACCTTGCCTTGCGTCGGCGCGACGTCGACGGCAACCACCGGCACGTTCTTCGCCGATGCCGCATCGAGCGCGCGACTGATCGCCGCCGAATCCAGCGGACCGACCACGATGCCTTTCGCACCGAGGTTCAGCAGGTTGTTCATGTCGGTGATCTGCTGTGCCGGATCGCCATTCGAATTGACCGGCGCGAGGATATCGATGCCCATGTCCTTCGCGTACTTGGGCAGATAGTTGTTGTACGACTGCCAGAACGGCGACGTGAGAAGCGGTAGACCCAGGCCGACCTTGCCTGCGTCAGCGGCATGCGCCGCACCACTGACCGCGAGGCCGGCGATGCACGCAGCCGATGCAACGGCGAACAACGAACTCTGCAAAAAACGGCGAGCCGGGTACGGCCCTTTGGCGAACGACATGGTTGTCTCCTGTGTCGGTCCGGAATTGACGCTTTAGCTGACGCGCTTACTCCGGCCCCATGCAAGGTAGTGCGTTATGGGAACTGCGTGAACCCGCCACGCGAATGGTGAGCACTTCGTCCTGCGCTTTCTTATGAGGTATTGGCGTTTGTCAATTCACCAATGAACGTATTATTCATATACGAATCTTTTGAAGTCAAGCAACGTGCACTGCACCAAACGTCAGTGTTTCCCCTGGCGCGGGGCCACCTCGCTTGAGATTCCCCACGCACTTACACTCACGCGCCAGATAATGCGAACAACACACGGAGCTTTGCTCACCATGGACGCAGAAGACAAAGACGATGCCGACCGTTACCGCGCCCCCGCGTTGGACAAGGGCCTCGACATCCTTGAACTGCTCGCCGAGCAGAAAGAAGGGCTGACGCGCGCGGAAATCACCAAGCTGCTGGGACGCAACGCGAGCGAGATGTACCGGATGTTGGAGCGGCTGGTCGCACGGCAATACGTGGTGCGCTCGGCGGCGGGCGACCGTTATTCGCTGAGCCTGAAGCTGTACGCGCTCGCGCACCGTCATCCGCCGATGAACCGTCTGATCTCCGAAGCGCTGCCGCTGATGCAGCGCTTTGCCGATGCTGCCGAGCAATCGTGTCATCTGGTGGTGTACGACCGCGGCAATCTGCTGGTGATCGCGCAGGTGGACGGACCGGGCACGTGGGGGATGTCCGTGCGGCTCGGTTCACGCGTTGGCCTGATCGATACCGGGTCGGGCCGCGTGATGCTCGCGTTTCAAAGCGTCGAGCAGCGCGAACAGATGCTCGCCGAACACACCAAGGTGAAAGGCGAAGTCACGATCGATCGCGGCGCCCTGGAACAGGTGTGCGAGCGGATTCGCGCGGCGGGGTTTTCGCAGAAGGACAGTCAGCAGACGTTCGGTGTCACCGACGTCACGTTCCCGATCCAGGGGCCGTCGGGCCAGGCGATCGCGGTGCTCACTTGCCCGTACTTGAAACGTATCGACGAATACGTTGCGCCGACGTTGGAGGCGGCGACAGCGTTGCTGCGCGAGACGGTGCGGGCGTTGTCGATGTTTCGGGACGCGGCTGTCTAGCGGGCCGTTGCAAAATCGTCCGCTTCGTCACATGGTTTAGAATGGCGACCCTCTCAAAAACCACGCCGCATGGGTCCCCTCGTGCGCGCCCATCGATAAGCAATGGCGAAACTTCTGACCGATTCCGAATTCCAGCGTTTTTCCGAACTCCAGCAGAAGCAGTCGAGCTTCACGATTACGCCTGAAGAAGCCGACGAACTGCGCGACATCGTCGCTCACGCGCAGAAGCGCCGTGACGATCGCGCCGCGGCAATGCAAAGCATCGAGACCTTCATTCAGCAATTCGACATCAGCCCGGACGAGCTGTTTTCGGCCGAGCAGATCGGCGACGCCGCGCGCACCTTCGGCCTGATTCCGGCGGCGAAGAAAGAACGCGTGCTGCCGCCGCAGTTCACGTTCAACGGCAAGCCGTATCAATGGACAGCGCGTCCGCTGCCGGACGACATCCGCGTGCCCTTGTTCGACGCCTTCAAGGCAGGTGAATCGGTGAAGTCGTTCATCGCGACGCTGAAGGACGCGAACCGTTGCGCGGCGACGATTGCACGTCTGGAACGCGAGACGGGCGCGGTCTACGCTGAAGCGTGGCTGGAAGAATTGGCCGTGACGCGCACGCAAGTCGACGAAGCCGCGGCAAAGCTGCCGGCTTGAGGCGCGCACCCGCGAGAGCTGAACGTCGCAGCAAGCCGCCGTTCATCCCTGCGCGGGTTCGTCCAGCGCCATCCTGAAACCGATCACGCCCGGATCTTCCGTCGGCGTGATCGTGAAGCCGCAAGATCTGGCCAGCGCGATCATCGGCGCATTTTCCCGCAGCGCCTCGCCGACCAGCCAATGTATGCCGCGCGCCCGCGCGTACTTGATGATCCGGTCCATCAGCAATTGTCCAAGGCGCCGGCCTTTCTGGTCCGAGCGCACCGCGGCGGCGAACTCTGCGGTCTCGTTGTCCGGATCGGCTACCGCGCGCACCACACCGAGGGTGCGCGTAAAACCTTCCTCGCTCGTCACCGTCGCAATCAGCGCCATTTCGCGGTCGTAGTCAATCTGCGTCATGCGCGCGAGCTGCGAGTGATCGAAACTGCCAACCGCGCCGAAGAAACGCAGGCGTAGATCTTCGGGCGTCATCGCTTCGACGAAATCGTGATGCGCGGCTTCGTCCTCCGGGCGGATCGGCCGCACCGTTACACGTAAGCCTTGCCAGTCGAGCGTCTCTTCGAAGCGGCGCGGATAAGGCACGATCGCGAGCCGGCTGCGCGTCGGCGCGATGCTCAGGGTCGGCTCGACAACCACGACATGGTCGATGAACACCCTCAGCGTCAGATTCAGACCGACGATCTCCTTGACGTCGCAGACCGCCTGCGAGAGCGCCGTCAACGCAGCCAATGCCGGCTCCGGGTCGATGAGCCTCGCGTAACGCGAACGCGCGACGATGTCGCGCGCCAGCATCGGGTTGAACGGCGGCAGGCCGTAGACACGCAGTGGCTCGGACACGCCATCCACCGACGGCGCGGTGAAGCGGAAAACGGGGCCGAAGTTGTCGTCGTCGTGAAGCTCGACGGCGATGTCGACAACAGGTTTTTTAAGCGCCGTGGCGGCCTGGTCCGCGCAATCTCCGGTTGCCGGGTCTGGTCGTCCTGCTGCAGCAGGCGGCTGCGCTGGCACTGGTGTCGCATGTAAAACCGCTCCTTTCATCAGTGCTTGCGTCAGCCCTTGCATTGACCCTCGCGCCAATCCCTGCACTTGCTCCTGTGTCGACTCCGGTACCGCTGCATGTGTTGCGCTCACGCTCTGGTCGTCCGCTTGCGGTTCGACACGCAGCCCGAAGCGCTCAAGAAACTGCGTTGCGGCCTTGCCGGTTAGTTGGTGCTCACCTGCGACGATGGCGGCGCGCGCCTGCGCCTGAGCGGCGTCGATGGCTTCGGGAACCTGTGCCGGCAAACCTTCCGGCG
This genomic stretch from Paraburkholderia caffeinilytica harbors:
- a CDS encoding sugar ABC transporter ATP-binding protein, producing the protein MSEPTPSVPVVEAIEVTKRFGSTAALKDVSIRVMSGESHALVGRNGAGKSTLVSILTGLRKPDTGEVRFGGVAAPSIADRDAWRERVACVYQHSTIIRDLSVAENLFINRQPSRGGVIDWRAMRRDARALLDHWKIDVREDARAGDLSVEARQLVEIARALSYGARFIILDEPTAQLDGDEIKRLFRRITELQREGVTFLFISHHLQEVYEICQAVTVLRDARHIVSAPVSALPREQLIEAMTGERGGLAVADAAARDALPADTAVALEVEDLAGADYEGVSFTVRRGEVVGLTGATSSGRTSVAEAIAGLRAARRGSISVGGATLPPGDVPAALAHGIGCVPKDRHHEGLVLTQSVAENASMTIARLLGKFGIAPPAKKNAFGQKMIDALGIVAQGPEHIVSGLSGGNQQKVVMARALATDPNVLVLIDPTAGVDVKSKEALLSVVDRVREDGKAVLVVSGELDDLRTCDRVLVMFRGRVAAEFPAGWQDHDLIASVEGVSLHEE
- a CDS encoding IclR family transcriptional regulator; translated protein: MDAEDKDDADRYRAPALDKGLDILELLAEQKEGLTRAEITKLLGRNASEMYRMLERLVARQYVVRSAAGDRYSLSLKLYALAHRHPPMNRLISEALPLMQRFADAAEQSCHLVVYDRGNLLVIAQVDGPGTWGMSVRLGSRVGLIDTGSGRVMLAFQSVEQREQMLAEHTKVKGEVTIDRGALEQVCERIRAAGFSQKDSQQTFGVTDVTFPIQGPSGQAIAVLTCPYLKRIDEYVAPTLEAATALLRETVRALSMFRDAAV
- a CDS encoding sugar ABC transporter substrate-binding protein produces the protein MSFAKGPYPARRFLQSSLFAVASAACIAGLAVSGAAHAADAGKVGLGLPLLTSPFWQSYNNYLPKYAKDMGIDILAPVNSNGDPAQQITDMNNLLNLGAKGIVVGPLDSAAISRALDAASAKNVPVVAVDVAPTQGKVAMVVRADNRAYGEKACKYIGEHVKSGKVVQIMGDLASVNGRDRSEAFRSCLKGFPALSLLEIPASWKGDVAATALDSLLTANPDVKAIYMQAGGVYLSPTLQTLRRKQMLFPAGDAKHVVIVSNDGIPQEFEAIRRGDIDATVSQPADSYAKYGLFYIKATLAGQTFKPGPTDHGSNIVQLAPGILEDQLPAPLVTKSNVDDKALWGNTVK